In Acidaminococcus timonensis, one DNA window encodes the following:
- the kdsB gene encoding 3-deoxy-manno-octulosonate cytidylyltransferase, translated as MKVLCVIPARYGSTRLPGKPLALIQGKPVIQRVYERASLARIPDQVLVATDDQRIADVVTAFGGRAVMTSADHPSGTDRLAEVALNYEDVDVIVNVQGDEPMIPPQVIDDLAHAFEENPDLEMATMKTEMQPEDYQNPNAVKVVTDQNGYALYFSRSLIPYPRNEEPDVKVWKHIGIYAYKRDFLLKFAALLPTPLEKVEGLEQLRALENGVKIKVLATDFQGVGIDTREDLERANEIFGKLIAEGKEQ; from the coding sequence ATGAAAGTACTATGTGTGATTCCGGCCCGTTATGGTTCCACCCGTCTGCCGGGTAAACCCCTGGCACTGATCCAGGGCAAACCGGTGATCCAGCGTGTGTATGAGCGTGCTTCTCTGGCCCGCATTCCCGACCAGGTCCTGGTGGCCACCGACGATCAGCGCATCGCCGATGTGGTGACCGCCTTCGGCGGCAGGGCCGTCATGACCTCTGCGGATCATCCCAGCGGTACGGACCGGCTGGCTGAAGTGGCCCTGAACTATGAGGATGTGGACGTGATCGTCAACGTCCAGGGAGATGAACCCATGATCCCGCCCCAGGTCATCGACGACCTGGCCCACGCCTTTGAGGAGAATCCCGACCTGGAAATGGCCACCATGAAAACAGAAATGCAGCCGGAAGACTACCAGAACCCCAATGCCGTAAAAGTGGTCACCGACCAGAACGGCTATGCCCTGTATTTTTCCCGCAGCCTGATCCCCTATCCCCGCAATGAGGAACCGGATGTGAAGGTGTGGAAGCATATCGGCATCTATGCGTATAAGCGGGACTTCCTGCTGAAATTCGCCGCACTGCTGCCCACCCCCCTGGAAAAGGTGGAAGGGCTGGAACAGCTGCGGGCCCTGGAAAACGGGGTCAAGATCAAGGTGCTGGCCACCGATTTCCAGGGTGTGGGCATCGATACCCGGGAAGATCTGGAACGGGCCAACGAAATCTTTGGCAAGCTGATTGCAGAAGGAAAGGAGCAGTAA
- the lpxK gene encoding tetraacyldisaccharide 4'-kinase, translated as MYYLYNFLATVLFIFVILPYFTVRYFREKGFPRRFRQSMGFIRDDEIAAVAHKNCIWIHGASVGEIVATSPLVKEIRKAMPDAKILVSAVTTGGYNMAHQIIPEADAIIYFPLDLPFVSESFVKRIMPRIFMPVETELWPNFLRAIKLRRIPVMMVNGRISDKSVKSYRYLFGILSDMMGSVTRFCMQSSIDAEYIAHLGAEKRRIFVTGNTKFDQTYAEVTPADLQQYKEELGLGDDYPVIVAGSTHPTEEETLFQSFQEILKEFPQARLIIAPRKPGRVHEISKLAEKYGLSLGLRSALKAMSNPRPRYQVLIIDTIGELGRIYAVGDAVFVGGSLIKHGGHNVLEPAAHAKPIIVGPSMSNFKDSFALLSKVGACVQIKDGKELTEEFLKIFKDDALRRKMGAASLQVIKENRGAAVRTIQYLQELLKLTATESMVNTHYKINTRNINDEVSPRMRPGDAVTQYLIQLSHGEDNGILDWCVLAFLRVLSVLYEAGVRLKLFCYDAGILPRTKLDCCVISIGNITVGGTGKTPTAQKVALMIQKLGYRVVILNRGYRSHWEEKIGVVSDGKKIYMTAYEAGDEAFLMAKQLPGIPVVIGKERAITGQFAVDKFKAEVIILDDGYQHWQLYRDLDVVLVDTLNMFGNGCILPRGTLREPLSNLSRAGLFLLTKCDQSSPISRATLCDTLHRYAPAAPIVESIHKPCDFIEIADWYKNDMSRALPLEALRGKHVMVFSAIGNPSSFEQTMNAEGLNIVEAIRYPDHHDYGMVEMQYIMDRAISKGVKALVTTGKDAVKIPTEFIYLHRDVPLYILDMEIQITSGEEAFVDTITAAIKKEKPAK; from the coding sequence ATGTATTATCTATATAATTTCCTGGCCACAGTCTTATTCATCTTCGTGATCCTGCCCTACTTCACCGTGCGGTATTTCCGGGAAAAAGGATTCCCTCGCCGCTTCCGGCAGAGCATGGGATTCATCCGGGATGATGAGATCGCTGCCGTCGCCCATAAAAACTGCATCTGGATCCACGGTGCCTCCGTGGGGGAAATCGTGGCCACCAGCCCCCTGGTCAAGGAAATCCGCAAGGCCATGCCCGATGCCAAGATCCTGGTGTCCGCCGTGACCACCGGCGGCTACAACATGGCCCACCAGATCATCCCGGAAGCCGATGCCATCATCTACTTCCCCCTGGATCTGCCTTTTGTGTCCGAATCCTTCGTGAAGCGGATCATGCCCCGGATCTTCATGCCTGTGGAAACGGAATTGTGGCCCAACTTCCTGCGGGCCATCAAGCTGCGCCGCATCCCCGTCATGATGGTGAACGGCCGCATCTCCGACAAATCCGTGAAGAGCTATCGCTACCTGTTCGGCATCCTGTCCGACATGATGGGCAGCGTAACCCGGTTCTGCATGCAGTCCTCCATCGATGCAGAATACATCGCCCACCTGGGAGCGGAAAAACGCCGGATCTTCGTGACCGGCAATACGAAATTCGATCAGACCTATGCGGAAGTGACACCTGCGGATTTGCAGCAGTACAAAGAAGAACTGGGCCTGGGGGATGATTATCCGGTGATTGTGGCCGGCAGTACCCATCCCACCGAAGAAGAGACCCTGTTCCAGAGCTTCCAGGAAATCCTGAAAGAATTTCCCCAGGCCCGCCTGATCATTGCGCCCCGGAAACCGGGACGGGTCCATGAAATCAGCAAACTGGCCGAGAAATACGGCCTGAGCCTGGGCCTGCGCTCCGCCCTGAAAGCCATGAGCAATCCCCGGCCCCGGTACCAGGTGCTTATCATCGACACCATCGGCGAACTGGGCCGGATCTACGCCGTGGGCGATGCCGTGTTCGTAGGCGGCAGCCTGATCAAACACGGGGGCCACAACGTGCTGGAACCGGCGGCTCATGCCAAACCCATCATCGTGGGGCCCAGCATGTCCAACTTTAAAGATTCCTTTGCCCTCCTGAGCAAAGTGGGCGCCTGCGTCCAGATCAAAGACGGCAAAGAGCTCACGGAAGAATTCCTGAAGATTTTCAAGGATGACGCTCTGCGCAGGAAGATGGGGGCTGCCTCCCTCCAGGTCATCAAGGAGAACCGGGGCGCTGCGGTGCGGACTATCCAGTACCTGCAGGAGCTGCTGAAGCTCACCGCCACCGAAAGCATGGTGAACACCCATTACAAAATCAACACCCGGAACATCAACGACGAAGTGAGCCCCCGGATGCGGCCCGGCGATGCCGTGACCCAGTACCTGATCCAGCTGTCCCACGGCGAGGACAACGGGATCCTGGACTGGTGCGTCCTGGCGTTCCTCCGTGTCCTGTCCGTGCTCTATGAAGCAGGTGTACGGCTGAAGCTGTTCTGCTACGATGCCGGCATCCTGCCCCGCACGAAACTGGACTGCTGTGTGATCAGCATCGGCAACATCACCGTAGGCGGTACCGGCAAGACCCCTACCGCCCAGAAAGTGGCCCTGATGATCCAGAAGCTGGGTTACCGGGTGGTCATCCTGAACCGGGGCTATCGGTCCCACTGGGAAGAAAAGATCGGGGTGGTGTCCGACGGCAAGAAGATTTATATGACCGCCTATGAAGCCGGCGACGAGGCCTTCCTCATGGCCAAGCAGCTGCCCGGCATCCCGGTGGTCATCGGCAAGGAACGGGCCATCACCGGCCAGTTCGCCGTGGATAAATTCAAGGCGGAAGTCATCATCCTGGACGATGGGTACCAGCACTGGCAGCTGTACCGTGACCTGGATGTGGTGCTGGTGGATACCCTGAATATGTTCGGCAACGGCTGCATCCTGCCCCGGGGAACCCTGCGGGAACCCCTGAGCAACCTGAGCCGGGCCGGTCTGTTCCTGCTGACCAAATGCGACCAGAGTTCACCCATTTCCCGGGCCACCCTGTGCGATACCCTGCACAGATATGCACCGGCGGCACCGATTGTGGAAAGCATCCACAAACCCTGCGATTTCATTGAGATCGCCGACTGGTATAAAAATGATATGTCCAGGGCCCTGCCCCTGGAAGCCCTGCGGGGGAAACATGTGATGGTGTTCTCCGCCATCGGCAATCCGTCCTCCTTCGAGCAGACCATGAACGCCGAAGGGCTGAACATCGTGGAAGCCATCCGGTATCCGGATCACCACGACTACGGCATGGTGGAGATGCAGTACATCATGGACCGGGCCATCAGCAAGGGTGTGAAGGCCCTGGTCACCACCGGGAAAGATGCTGTGAAGATCCCTACGGAGTTCATTTATCTCCATCGGGATGTGCCTCTATATATCCTTGATATGGAAATTCAGATTACAAGCGGCGAAGAAGCTTTTGTAGATACCATTACTGCCGCGATTAAAAAGGAGAAACCTGCGAAATGA
- the kdsA gene encoding 3-deoxy-8-phosphooctulonate synthase, with product MQIVKIGPYEAGQGHPLLIMAGPCVLEGYERSLAIGKRAKAICEKLGLPYVFKASFDKANRSSLESFRGPGLEEGLKILAQIKKDLQVPIISDVHETWQVEKAAEVLDIIQIPAFLCRQTDLLVEAAHSGRVVNVKKGQFLAPWDMKNVVHKITGSGCHQLMLTERGVSFGYNTLVTDMRSLPIMREMGFPVIMDVTHSVQIPGGQGSKSGGQSQFAPHMARAAAAVGVDGLFLEVHDNPAEALSDGPNMIALDKLEQVLADAKAIDAIGRREA from the coding sequence ATGCAAATCGTCAAGATCGGACCTTATGAGGCAGGACAGGGCCACCCGCTTCTCATCATGGCCGGCCCCTGTGTGCTGGAAGGCTACGAACGGAGCCTGGCCATTGGCAAACGGGCCAAGGCCATCTGTGAAAAACTGGGCCTGCCGTACGTGTTCAAGGCTTCTTTCGACAAGGCCAATCGCTCTTCCCTGGAATCCTTCCGGGGACCGGGCCTGGAAGAAGGGCTGAAGATCCTGGCCCAGATCAAAAAAGACCTGCAGGTGCCCATCATCAGCGACGTGCACGAAACCTGGCAGGTGGAAAAAGCCGCCGAAGTGCTGGATATCATCCAGATTCCGGCCTTCCTGTGCCGGCAGACGGACCTGTTGGTGGAAGCCGCCCACAGCGGCCGGGTGGTCAATGTGAAAAAGGGGCAGTTCCTGGCACCCTGGGATATGAAGAATGTGGTCCACAAGATCACCGGCTCCGGCTGCCACCAGCTCATGCTCACCGAACGGGGCGTCAGCTTCGGGTACAACACCCTGGTGACGGATATGCGCAGCCTGCCCATCATGCGGGAAATGGGATTCCCGGTGATCATGGATGTGACCCACAGTGTGCAGATCCCTGGCGGTCAGGGATCCAAAAGCGGCGGCCAGAGCCAGTTTGCTCCCCATATGGCACGGGCAGCCGCAGCGGTTGGGGTGGACGGGCTGTTCCTGGAGGTCCACGACAACCCGGCCGAAGCATTGTCCGACGGTCCCAACATGATCGCCCTGGACAAGCTGGAACAGGTACTGGCCGATGCCAAAGCCATTGACGCCATCGGCCGCAGGGAGGCATGA